Proteins encoded by one window of Streptococcus sanguinis:
- the ftsY gene encoding signal recognition particle-docking protein FtsY: protein MGLFDRLFGRKKQEPPIDEVVKEALENIDELEEETAPVPEAGENLEAEAVQFYQGEQQLDDQISDTKDSLADVEEPASQAIQEESKEPEHEREIIAENQEVAQGATQTEETLEEHHSKSSDETVEELVEQADLSDEASSHTEYKATSYDEVATDSNSEFEPETEDVPLTESEQVDQAADVAEESEAAATEEPAELPQEESTQEKYDRSLKKTRTGFGARLNAFFANFRSVDEEFFEDLEELLITSDVGVQVASSLTEELRYEARLENAKKPAALRQLIIEKLVDIYEKDGRFNEKINFQNGLTVMLFVGVNGVGKTTSIGKLAYKYKQQGKKVMLVAADTFRAGAVAQLAEWGRRVDVPVVTGPEKSDPASVVYDGMERAQAEQVDVLMIDTAGRLQNKDNLMAELEKIGRIIKRVDPEAPHETFLALDASTGQNALVQAKEFSKITPVTGIVLTKIDGTARGGVVLAIRQELDIPVKLIGFGEKIDDIGEFNSENFMKGLLEGLV from the coding sequence ATGGGATTATTTGACCGCCTTTTCGGCCGAAAAAAACAAGAACCACCAATTGACGAAGTTGTCAAGGAAGCATTGGAAAACATTGACGAGCTTGAAGAAGAAACAGCGCCTGTTCCAGAAGCAGGAGAAAATCTTGAAGCGGAAGCTGTTCAGTTCTATCAGGGCGAGCAGCAACTTGATGACCAAATTTCGGATACAAAAGATAGTTTGGCTGATGTTGAAGAGCCAGCATCTCAAGCTATCCAAGAAGAAAGCAAGGAGCCAGAGCATGAAAGAGAAATTATTGCAGAAAATCAAGAAGTGGCTCAAGGAGCAACTCAGACTGAAGAAACTCTAGAAGAGCACCATTCCAAGAGCAGTGACGAAACGGTAGAAGAACTTGTTGAACAAGCAGATCTTTCGGATGAAGCATCATCTCATACTGAGTATAAAGCAACTTCTTATGACGAGGTGGCAACTGATTCAAATAGTGAGTTTGAGCCAGAAACAGAAGATGTTCCACTAACAGAATCAGAACAGGTCGATCAAGCAGCTGATGTTGCTGAAGAATCAGAAGCAGCAGCTACAGAAGAGCCTGCTGAACTTCCTCAAGAGGAATCCACTCAGGAAAAATATGACCGCAGCCTAAAGAAGACTCGGACAGGATTTGGAGCACGGCTCAATGCCTTCTTTGCTAATTTCCGCTCAGTAGATGAAGAGTTCTTCGAAGACTTGGAAGAGCTGCTCATCACTAGTGATGTAGGGGTGCAGGTAGCTTCCAGTCTGACTGAGGAACTACGCTATGAAGCCCGTCTGGAAAATGCTAAAAAACCAGCTGCTCTACGCCAGCTGATTATTGAAAAATTGGTGGACATTTATGAGAAAGATGGCCGCTTTAATGAAAAAATCAATTTCCAAAATGGTCTGACTGTCATGCTCTTTGTTGGGGTCAACGGAGTCGGTAAGACGACCTCTATCGGTAAATTAGCCTATAAGTACAAACAACAAGGCAAGAAAGTCATGTTGGTAGCAGCAGATACATTCCGAGCGGGAGCAGTAGCTCAGCTGGCTGAATGGGGTCGTCGTGTAGATGTTCCTGTAGTGACTGGTCCAGAGAAGAGTGATCCTGCCAGTGTAGTCTATGACGGTATGGAGCGTGCTCAGGCAGAGCAGGTTGATGTTCTTATGATTGACACGGCTGGCCGCCTGCAAAATAAGGACAATCTCATGGCGGAGCTGGAGAAAATTGGCCGCATTATTAAGCGGGTGGATCCAGAAGCGCCACATGAAACTTTCCTAGCTCTCGATGCTTCAACCGGTCAGAATGCTCTGGTTCAGGCCAAGGAATTTTCTAAAATCACCCCAGTCACAGGAATTGTACTGACGAAGATTGATGGAACAGCTCGAGGTGGGGTTGTGCTAGCCATTCGTCAGGAATTGGATATTCCAGTGAAGCTGATTGGCTTTGGAGAAAAGATTGATGATATCGGTGAGTTTAACTCAGAGAACTTTATGAAAGGCCTGCTTGAAGGCTTGGTATAA
- a CDS encoding PspC domain-containing protein has translation MNVKFYKLKKNRLISGVLSGLCDKFDFDLSLVRFLFIIFTVVNFGLGILIYILLAMVMPYKEDIEEEMYGTGPRKRKEAEAIEDDKDGWFW, from the coding sequence ATGAACGTGAAATTCTATAAGTTGAAAAAGAATCGACTGATTTCCGGTGTCTTGTCCGGTCTATGTGATAAATTTGATTTTGATCTGAGCTTGGTGCGCTTCCTCTTTATTATCTTTACTGTGGTCAATTTCGGCTTGGGAATTCTCATCTATATCCTGCTGGCTATGGTTATGCCCTATAAAGAAGACATAGAAGAAGAAATGTACGGAACTGGTCCACGCAAACGAAAAGAAGCGGAAGCTATCGAAGATGATAAAGACGGTTGGTTTTGGTAA
- a CDS encoding permease, translated as MSFFSQLPASVLQAGAIFLSIIIEALPFVLIGSIISGFIEVYVTPDKVYRFLPKNKWARIFFGSLVGFVFPSCECGIVPIINRFLEKKVPSYTAVPFLVTAPVINPIVLFATYSAFGNSFRMALLRALGSMVVAILLGIFLGFFADSNIQKENRKAVHEHDFSHLSKGQKFFQVFVQAIDEFFDTGRYLVFGCLFASLVQVYVPTRILTSISSTPAVAILLLMLLSFLLSLCSEADAFIGSSLIASFGLSPVLAFLVIGPMLDVKNLLMMKNYFKTRFIWQFISLVTVIVFLYSWLVGVVL; from the coding sequence ATGAGCTTCTTCTCTCAGCTACCTGCCAGTGTCCTGCAAGCCGGAGCCATTTTTCTCTCTATTATCATTGAGGCTCTGCCTTTTGTCTTGATTGGAAGTATCATTTCTGGCTTTATCGAGGTGTATGTCACGCCAGACAAGGTTTATCGTTTCCTGCCCAAGAACAAATGGGCTCGGATTTTCTTTGGAAGCTTGGTTGGTTTTGTCTTCCCCTCTTGCGAGTGCGGAATCGTTCCCATTATAAACCGGTTTCTGGAAAAGAAAGTTCCCAGTTACACGGCTGTGCCTTTTCTGGTAACGGCTCCAGTCATCAACCCCATCGTACTCTTTGCGACCTACTCAGCTTTTGGAAATTCCTTCCGAATGGCTCTGCTTCGTGCTTTAGGTTCTATGGTCGTGGCTATTCTTTTAGGGATTTTTCTGGGCTTCTTTGCAGATAGCAATATCCAAAAAGAAAATCGCAAGGCTGTTCATGAGCATGATTTTTCACATCTCAGCAAGGGACAAAAGTTTTTTCAGGTCTTTGTGCAGGCCATTGATGAATTTTTCGATACAGGTCGCTATCTGGTCTTTGGCTGTCTCTTCGCCAGCCTGGTCCAAGTCTATGTGCCAACCAGAATCCTGACCTCCATCAGCTCAACACCAGCTGTTGCTATTCTTCTGCTCATGCTGCTATCCTTCCTGCTCTCACTTTGCAGCGAAGCTGATGCTTTCATCGGGAGCTCCTTGATTGCTAGCTTCGGCTTATCGCCAGTCTTAGCTTTCTTGGTCATTGGGCCTATGCTAGATGTCAAGAATTTGCTGATGATGAAAAACTACTTTAAGACGCGCTTTATCTGGCAATTTATCAGCCTGGTTACCGTCATTGTCTTTCTTTACTCTTGGCTTGTGGGGGTGGTGCTATGA
- a CDS encoding DUF948 domain-containing protein — translation MIIEIAYALLAVALIIFVIYLTITVKNLGEKAGKMLDETENTIKVLTSDVNVTLHQTNDLLAKVNVLTDDINQKVATIDPLFTAVADLSESVSDLNVQARTLSKKAVSVGKGSVKTTAGLSALRFASKLFKK, via the coding sequence ATGATAATTGAAATTGCTTATGCTTTACTGGCGGTTGCCCTCATTATCTTCGTGATTTATTTGACGATAACAGTCAAAAATCTGGGCGAGAAAGCTGGTAAGATGCTTGATGAAACTGAAAATACCATCAAGGTTTTGACTTCTGATGTTAACGTGACCCTTCATCAAACCAATGATTTGCTGGCCAAGGTCAATGTTTTAACTGACGACATCAATCAAAAAGTCGCAACTATTGATCCTTTGTTTACAGCTGTAGCGGACCTGTCTGAGTCTGTTTCAGATTTAAACGTTCAGGCACGCACGCTGAGTAAAAAAGCTGTGTCTGTTGGTAAGGGATCTGTCAAGACAACAGCTGGTTTATCTGCTTTGCGTTTTGCTTCAAAATTGTTTAAAAAATAA
- a CDS encoding Tex family protein → MENINIEKIAQKLGLKESQVSQVLDLTAEGNTIPFIARYRKEMTGNLDEVEIKAIIDLDKSMTALAERKVTVLAKIEEQGKLTDALRSEIEAAEKLADVEELYLPYKEKRRTKATIAREAGLFPLARLILQDAANLQEEAEKLTSEAFPTAEAALAGAVDILTEAISEDTKLRAWTYHEMQTNSSIVSSLKDGDLDEKQVFQIYYDFSEKVATMQGYRTLALNRGEKLGILKVGFEHNLEKILRFFEVRFKVKNAYIIEAVQQAVKKKIIPAMERRIRTELTEAAEDGAIQLFSDNLRHLLLIAPLKGRVVLGFDPAFRTGAKLAIVDATGKMLTTHVIYPVAPAKPAQIEASKKELSELIEQFGVEIIAIGNGTASRESEAFVAEVLKSHPNVSYVIVNESGASVYSASELARHEFPDLTVEKRSAISIARRLQDPLAELVKIDPKSIGVGQYQHDVSQKKLSESLDFVVDTVVNQVGVNINTASPALLAHVAGLNKTISENIVKYRETEGLIRSREAIKKVPRLGAKAFEQAAGFLRIPESDNLLDNTGVHPESYKAVEELFKRLEINSLDEAAQAKLKAVQTASLAAELGLGEETLKDIIEDLLKPGRDLRDSFDAPVLRQDVLDIKDLRIGQKLEGVVRNVVDFGAFVDIGIHEDGLIHISKLSTDYIKHPSQVLSVGDLVTVWVDKLDVEREKVNLSLIAPNESN, encoded by the coding sequence ATGGAAAATATAAATATTGAAAAAATTGCCCAGAAATTGGGTCTTAAAGAAAGCCAAGTATCACAGGTCCTAGATCTGACCGCTGAGGGAAATACGATTCCTTTTATTGCTCGTTACCGTAAGGAAATGACAGGAAATCTGGACGAGGTCGAGATTAAGGCGATCATTGACTTAGATAAGAGCATGACTGCTTTGGCAGAGCGAAAAGTGACGGTCTTAGCTAAAATTGAGGAGCAGGGAAAACTAACGGATGCGTTGCGCTCTGAGATTGAGGCTGCTGAAAAGCTGGCTGATGTGGAAGAACTTTATCTGCCTTATAAGGAGAAACGCCGTACCAAGGCTACAATTGCTCGTGAAGCAGGTCTCTTTCCTTTGGCCCGCCTCATCCTACAGGATGCGGCTAACTTGCAGGAAGAAGCTGAGAAACTGACTAGTGAAGCCTTTCCGACAGCAGAAGCTGCTCTTGCTGGAGCAGTGGATATTCTGACCGAGGCGATTTCTGAAGACACCAAGCTGCGGGCTTGGACCTACCACGAGATGCAGACCAATTCTTCTATCGTATCCAGTCTCAAAGACGGTGATTTGGATGAAAAGCAGGTCTTCCAGATTTATTATGATTTTTCCGAAAAAGTAGCGACTATGCAAGGCTACCGGACACTGGCCCTTAATCGTGGTGAGAAGCTAGGTATTCTCAAGGTTGGTTTTGAGCACAATCTTGAGAAAATCCTGCGCTTCTTTGAAGTACGCTTCAAGGTGAAAAATGCCTATATTATCGAAGCTGTCCAGCAAGCAGTTAAAAAGAAAATCATTCCAGCTATGGAGCGCCGTATTCGGACCGAGCTGACTGAGGCTGCTGAGGATGGTGCGATTCAGCTCTTCTCAGATAATCTCCGCCATCTTCTCCTGATTGCCCCTCTCAAAGGTCGCGTAGTACTGGGCTTTGACCCAGCCTTTCGGACAGGAGCCAAGCTAGCTATTGTCGATGCGACAGGAAAAATGCTGACGACTCATGTTATTTATCCAGTAGCGCCAGCAAAGCCAGCTCAGATTGAAGCTTCTAAGAAAGAGTTGTCAGAGCTGATTGAGCAGTTTGGTGTGGAAATTATTGCCATCGGAAATGGAACTGCCAGCCGAGAAAGCGAAGCCTTTGTAGCAGAAGTTTTGAAATCTCATCCGAATGTCAGCTATGTCATCGTCAATGAAAGCGGAGCATCTGTCTACTCTGCTAGTGAACTGGCTCGTCATGAGTTTCCAGATTTGACGGTTGAAAAGCGTTCAGCTATTTCCATTGCCCGCCGTCTGCAGGATCCTTTGGCAGAGCTTGTTAAGATTGATCCTAAGTCGATCGGGGTTGGTCAGTACCAGCATGATGTTAGCCAGAAAAAACTGTCTGAAAGTTTGGACTTTGTCGTTGATACCGTGGTCAACCAGGTCGGAGTTAATATCAACACCGCAAGTCCTGCCCTGCTGGCTCATGTAGCTGGTCTCAATAAGACTATTTCAGAAAATATTGTTAAGTACCGAGAAACGGAAGGTTTGATTCGGTCTCGCGAAGCCATCAAGAAAGTGCCGCGTCTGGGCGCAAAGGCTTTTGAACAGGCAGCCGGCTTCCTGCGTATTCCCGAGAGTGATAACCTGCTAGACAATACGGGCGTTCACCCAGAGTCTTATAAGGCTGTGGAGGAGCTCTTTAAGCGTCTGGAAATCAACAGTTTGGATGAAGCTGCCCAAGCTAAGTTAAAAGCTGTTCAGACTGCTAGTTTGGCTGCAGAGCTAGGCTTGGGAGAAGAAACCCTCAAAGATATTATTGAGGATTTGCTTAAGCCTGGCCGAGATTTGCGTGATTCCTTTGACGCGCCAGTTCTGCGGCAGGATGTCTTGGATATCAAGGACCTACGTATCGGTCAAAAACTGGAAGGTGTCGTCCGGAATGTCGTCGATTTCGGAGCCTTTGTGGATATCGGTATCCACGAAGACGGTCTTATTCATATCTCCAAGCTGAGTACAGACTATATCAAGCATCCTAGTCAGGTACTATCTGTTGGCGACTTAGTCACAGTCTGGGTGGATAAACTGGATGTGGAGCGGGAGAAGGTCAACCTCTCTCTGATAGCACCAAATGAATCTAACTAA
- the zwf gene encoding glucose-6-phosphate dehydrogenase, giving the protein MSSKVIVTIFGASGDLAKRKLYPSLFRLYKSGNLSKHFAVIGTARRPWSKEYFESVVVEAIADLADSPEQAQEFASHFYYQSHDVQDTEHYIELRKLQNRLNEQYQAEHNKLFFLSMAPQFFGTIAKHLKSENIVDGKGFERLIVEKPFGTDLATASQLNEELLAAFDEEQIFRIDHYLGKEMIQSIFAIRFANLLFENIWNRDYIDNVQITFAEKLGVEERGGYYDQSGALRDMVQNHTLQLLSLLAMDKPKSFSKEDIRAEKVKVFERLVQPDKEDLKRFFIRGQYKSGTVKGKKYISYRSEPNVNPDSMTETFASGAFFVNSDRFRNVPFFFRTGKRLTEKGTLVNIVFKQMESIFGEELAPNVLTIHIQPTEGFSLSMNGKEVGERFSLAPLSLDYRTDATASGASPDPYEKLIFDVLNNDSTNFSHWDEVRSSWELIDQIEELWHSNEVPLHEYPVGSMGPDASFELLREFGADWQWSPNK; this is encoded by the coding sequence ATGTCTTCAAAAGTTATTGTAACAATTTTCGGAGCCAGCGGTGACTTGGCCAAAAGAAAACTCTATCCATCCCTCTTCAGGCTCTATAAGTCTGGCAATCTTTCCAAGCATTTTGCAGTTATTGGAACAGCCCGCCGGCCTTGGAGCAAGGAGTATTTTGAGTCTGTCGTTGTCGAAGCAATCGCTGATTTAGCTGACAGTCCAGAGCAAGCCCAAGAGTTTGCCAGCCACTTCTACTATCAAAGCCATGACGTACAGGATACCGAGCACTACATTGAGCTGCGCAAGCTTCAAAATCGACTCAATGAGCAATACCAAGCTGAGCACAATAAACTCTTCTTCCTGTCCATGGCTCCGCAATTTTTCGGTACCATTGCCAAACATCTCAAGTCTGAAAACATAGTAGATGGCAAAGGATTTGAACGTCTGATTGTTGAAAAACCTTTCGGGACAGACTTGGCAACTGCCAGCCAACTTAACGAAGAACTCTTGGCAGCCTTTGATGAAGAGCAGATTTTCCGTATTGACCATTATCTAGGCAAGGAAATGATTCAGAGCATCTTTGCTATCCGCTTTGCCAATCTTCTCTTTGAAAATATCTGGAATCGTGACTACATTGACAATGTCCAGATTACTTTTGCAGAAAAGCTAGGTGTCGAAGAACGTGGTGGCTACTATGACCAGTCCGGTGCTCTACGAGATATGGTTCAGAATCATACCTTGCAGCTCCTGTCACTCTTAGCTATGGACAAGCCGAAAAGCTTCAGCAAAGAGGATATTCGGGCAGAGAAAGTCAAGGTTTTTGAGCGCTTGGTACAGCCCGACAAAGAAGACCTAAAACGCTTCTTTATCCGCGGTCAGTATAAGTCTGGCACGGTCAAAGGCAAGAAATACATCTCTTACCGAAGCGAGCCTAATGTTAATCCTGACTCCATGACCGAGACTTTTGCTTCAGGGGCTTTCTTTGTAAATAGCGATCGTTTCCGTAATGTTCCATTTTTCTTCCGGACTGGTAAACGCCTCACTGAAAAAGGCACTCTTGTTAATATCGTCTTTAAGCAGATGGAGTCTATCTTTGGTGAGGAATTAGCACCGAATGTTCTGACCATTCATATCCAGCCAACTGAGGGCTTTTCACTCAGCATGAATGGCAAAGAGGTCGGTGAGCGCTTCAGCCTAGCTCCCCTCTCTCTGGACTATCGAACAGACGCAACAGCCAGCGGTGCTTCCCCTGATCCTTACGAAAAATTAATCTTTGACGTCCTTAACAATGACTCAACCAACTTCAGCCACTGGGATGAAGTCCGCTCCAGCTGGGAGCTGATCGATCAGATTGAAGAGCTCTGGCATAGCAACGAAGTGCCTCTCCATGAGTATCCTGTCGGTTCTATGGGACCAGATGCTTCCTTTGAACTCCTTAGAGAATTTGGAGCTGACTGGCAGTGGTCTCCAAACAAGTAA
- the hprK gene encoding HPr(Ser) kinase/phosphatase, with protein sequence MSVKVKDLLKMSRLSQEYGDKVLLEKEIKTSDISRPGLEMTGYFDFYTPERIQLIGMKEWSYLMKMSSHNRHQVLLKMFQPETPVVIIARNLEIPKEMIDAADEKQVAILRSKASTSRLSGEISSYLDSRLAERTSVHGVLMDIYGMGVLIQGDSGIGKSETGLELVKRGHRLVADDRVDIYAKDEVTLWGEPAEILRHLLEIRGVGIIDVMSLYGASAVKDSSQVQIAVYLENYDTQKTFDRLGNDTEELEVAGVRIPRIRIPVKTGRNISVVIEAAAMNYRAKQMGYDATKIFEERLTDLISRNEVKHD encoded by the coding sequence ATGTCAGTAAAGGTCAAAGACCTCTTAAAAATGTCTCGTCTGTCTCAGGAGTACGGAGATAAAGTTTTACTGGAGAAAGAAATTAAAACTTCAGATATTTCTCGGCCTGGACTTGAAATGACTGGATATTTTGATTTTTATACACCCGAGCGGATACAGCTGATTGGGATGAAAGAGTGGTCTTATCTGATGAAGATGAGCTCTCATAATCGCCATCAAGTACTGCTGAAAATGTTCCAGCCTGAGACGCCGGTGGTTATCATTGCTCGAAATTTAGAGATTCCTAAAGAAATGATTGATGCGGCTGATGAGAAGCAGGTTGCTATTCTTAGAAGCAAAGCCTCTACTAGCCGCTTGTCTGGAGAAATTTCCAGTTATCTTGATTCTCGGCTAGCTGAGAGAACCAGTGTTCATGGGGTTCTGATGGATATCTATGGCATGGGGGTTCTCATCCAAGGGGACAGTGGAATTGGTAAAAGTGAGACTGGGCTTGAATTGGTTAAGCGTGGCCATCGTTTGGTTGCGGACGATCGAGTGGATATCTATGCTAAGGATGAAGTGACTCTTTGGGGAGAGCCAGCTGAAATCCTGCGCCACCTATTGGAAATTCGTGGTGTTGGTATCATCGATGTCATGAGTTTATACGGAGCCAGTGCAGTCAAAGATTCTTCTCAAGTTCAGATAGCTGTCTATTTGGAGAATTACGACACTCAAAAAACTTTTGACCGTCTAGGTAATGATACAGAGGAGCTGGAGGTTGCAGGTGTCAGAATTCCACGTATTCGAATTCCTGTAAAGACTGGTCGCAATATCTCGGTCGTAATTGAGGCTGCGGCGATGAACTATCGAGCTAAGCAAATGGGCTATGATGCTACAAAGATATTTGAAGAGCGCCTCACCGATTTAATTAGCCGGAATGAGGTGAAACATGATTGA
- a CDS encoding NUDIX hydrolase produces MTEVWNAYDLNRNQLPHLLVRGEKIPEGQFHLCVNVLVRHQDGDILFMRRSANKSLYPGYYEFGAGGSVLAGEDSLTAALRELEEETGLVPDSIRLLEQVCSVKDQCHFDYYEVVVSGDKSQVRYQEGETDAHVWLPLEEVPDFVENHPCFKNQKKILGSLIN; encoded by the coding sequence ATGACAGAAGTTTGGAATGCCTATGACTTAAATCGAAATCAACTCCCTCATCTCCTGGTTCGAGGAGAAAAAATTCCTGAAGGACAGTTTCATCTCTGTGTTAATGTCTTGGTTCGCCATCAGGATGGTGATATTCTCTTTATGCGGCGGTCAGCAAATAAAAGTCTCTATCCTGGCTACTATGAGTTCGGAGCAGGAGGGAGTGTGTTGGCTGGAGAGGATAGTCTGACAGCCGCCTTACGTGAATTAGAAGAAGAAACAGGCCTGGTTCCTGACAGCATCAGACTTTTGGAGCAGGTGTGCTCTGTCAAAGATCAGTGCCATTTCGACTACTATGAAGTGGTTGTGTCTGGCGATAAGAGTCAAGTCCGCTATCAGGAAGGCGAAACAGATGCTCATGTCTGGTTGCCTCTGGAAGAGGTCCCAGATTTTGTAGAAAACCATCCTTGTTTTAAGAACCAAAAGAAAATTCTCGGCAGCCTGATCAATTGA
- a CDS encoding TIGR03943 family putative permease subunit, with product MIRFLILVGYFEITMYLQLTGKLNQYINLHYSYLAYLSMILSFVLAVVQLIIWMKKMEVHSHLSTRWAKFGSVLLLVIPLFVGIFFPTVTLDSTTVSAKGFHFPLAEGTSTAIQQDEGTTSQYLKPDTSTYFTKGAYEKEMRAAAKKYVKQDTIQVTTENYMEIMEVIYDYPDEFVGKTLEFTGFVYNDPSDQKSQFLFRFGIIHCIADSGVYGLLTTGNTQHFENNTWIHAKGKITMHYHKSLGQSLPTLEVESFDKVEKPDNPYVYRVFE from the coding sequence ATGATTCGATTTCTAATCTTAGTCGGCTACTTTGAGATTACCATGTATCTGCAGCTGACGGGCAAGCTTAATCAATATATCAATCTCCATTACTCCTATCTGGCCTACTTGTCTATGATTCTGTCTTTTGTCTTGGCAGTCGTGCAGCTCATTATTTGGATGAAGAAGATGGAGGTCCACAGTCATTTAAGCACTCGCTGGGCCAAGTTTGGCAGCGTGCTGCTCCTAGTCATTCCGCTCTTTGTGGGAATTTTCTTTCCAACTGTAACCTTGGATTCGACAACAGTTTCGGCTAAAGGATTTCATTTCCCACTGGCTGAGGGAACTTCAACTGCTATTCAGCAGGACGAAGGAACTACCAGTCAATACCTGAAGCCGGACACTAGCACCTACTTTACCAAAGGGGCTTACGAAAAAGAAATGCGGGCAGCCGCCAAGAAATATGTCAAGCAAGATACCATTCAGGTCACAACTGAGAACTACATGGAAATCATGGAGGTCATCTATGATTATCCCGACGAGTTTGTAGGCAAAACGCTGGAGTTCACTGGCTTTGTCTACAATGACCCCAGCGACCAGAAGAGCCAATTTCTCTTTCGTTTCGGTATTATCCATTGTATCGCCGACTCAGGTGTCTATGGCCTCTTGACGACTGGAAATACCCAGCATTTCGAGAATAATACCTGGATTCATGCCAAGGGAAAAATTACTATGCACTACCATAAAAGTCTGGGACAAAGCCTTCCAACTCTAGAAGTTGAAAGCTTTGATAAGGTAGAAAAACCAGACAATCCTTACGTTTATCGGGTATTTGAATAA
- a CDS encoding SPJ_0845 family protein has protein sequence MAVKFTRSDDLDKMFEEFATLPKIEKVEFPEEDKKKSKNEKDKKE, from the coding sequence ATGGCTGTGAAATTTACTAGATCAGATGATTTGGACAAAATGTTTGAGGAGTTTGCGACCCTGCCCAAAATTGAAAAGGTAGAGTTCCCTGAGGAAGACAAGAAAAAATCTAAAAACGAGAAGGATAAGAAAGAATGA
- a CDS encoding SprT family protein: protein MNLTNYVKQVSVEDFGWEFRHQAYWNKRLRTTGGRFFPKDGHLDFNPKIYETFGLETFRKIVRHELAHYHLYYRGKGYRHGDRDFKDLLKRVDGLRYAPSLSDSQSFLVYECLSCGALIRRRRRVNLQKYRCGRCMGKLRLSEKA, encoded by the coding sequence ATGAATCTAACTAACTATGTCAAGCAGGTTTCAGTTGAAGATTTTGGCTGGGAATTCCGCCACCAAGCTTATTGGAACAAGCGTCTCCGCACTACGGGGGGACGCTTCTTTCCTAAAGACGGCCACCTGGATTTTAACCCCAAAATATATGAAACTTTTGGGCTGGAGACCTTCCGAAAAATTGTCCGCCATGAGCTGGCTCACTATCACCTTTATTATCGAGGCAAAGGTTACCGCCATGGGGATCGAGATTTTAAAGACCTGCTCAAGCGAGTTGATGGTCTACGTTACGCTCCATCCTTGTCCGATTCGCAATCTTTTCTCGTCTATGAATGCCTGAGCTGCGGAGCACTTATCCGTCGTAGACGTAGAGTCAATCTTCAAAAATACCGTTGCGGACGCTGTATGGGCAAGCTTCGTTTGTCAGAGAAAGCTTGA
- the lgt gene encoding prolipoprotein diacylglyceryl transferase, whose product MIDPVAIQLGPISIRWYAICIVTGLVLAVYLAMKEAPRRKIIPDDILDFILVAFPVAIVGARLYYVAFEWDYYGKNLIKIIDFWNGGIAGIAIYGGLIAGAIVLYFFCRRRLIHPVDFLDIAAPSVMIAQSIGRWGNFANHEAYGAAVKSLDYLPSFIRENMYIEGSYRQPTFLYESVWNLIGFILIIVLRRRPKLLRQGEIAAFYLIWYGFGRMIIEGMRTDSLMFAGLRVSQWLSLILIFVGIGIIIYQRKKKAPYYQE is encoded by the coding sequence ATGATTGATCCAGTAGCTATCCAACTAGGACCTATCAGTATTCGCTGGTATGCCATCTGTATTGTCACGGGCTTAGTTTTAGCCGTTTATCTTGCCATGAAAGAGGCTCCGCGTCGGAAGATTATTCCTGATGATATTTTGGATTTTATCCTAGTGGCTTTTCCCGTAGCCATCGTGGGTGCCCGGCTTTATTACGTGGCCTTTGAATGGGATTATTACGGTAAGAATCTGATAAAAATCATTGATTTTTGGAATGGCGGAATAGCCGGGATTGCCATTTACGGTGGGCTGATAGCTGGTGCTATCGTTCTCTACTTTTTCTGTCGGAGAAGGCTGATTCATCCAGTTGATTTTCTGGATATTGCAGCACCAAGTGTGATGATTGCCCAGAGTATTGGTCGCTGGGGAAATTTTGCCAACCATGAGGCCTATGGTGCGGCAGTTAAGAGTTTGGACTATCTGCCTAGCTTTATTCGTGAAAATATGTATATCGAGGGCAGCTACAGACAGCCAACCTTCCTCTATGAATCTGTATGGAATCTGATTGGTTTTATCTTGATTATTGTTCTCCGCCGTCGGCCTAAGTTGCTGAGACAGGGAGAAATCGCCGCCTTCTATCTAATTTGGTATGGATTTGGTCGGATGATTATTGAGGGTATGCGGACGGACAGCCTCATGTTTGCTGGTCTGCGTGTTTCCCAATGGCTGTCGCTGATTCTTATTTTTGTCGGAATCGGCATCATCATTTACCAAAGAAAAAAGAAAGCCCCTTATTATCAAGAATAA